Proteins encoded together in one Musa acuminata AAA Group cultivar baxijiao chromosome BXJ3-6, Cavendish_Baxijiao_AAA, whole genome shotgun sequence window:
- the LOC135641376 gene encoding TPD1 protein homolog 1-like has product MCVSGLRATVTSSSSSSSSKSTNRIGNQCSMDDIVLHQDATPPLPSGIPTYTVNVQNLCPLKDGCAMGQIHLSCGKFSSARQINPSIFRRLSINDCLLNDGRPLRPGETISFQYANSFSYPMAVSSATCVPSA; this is encoded by the coding sequence ATGTGTGTTAGTGGTTTGCGTGCAACGGTGAcgtcttcgtcctcctcctcttcctccaaatcGACAAATCGGATAGGAAACCAGTGCAGCATGGATGACATCGTGTTGCACCAAGACGCGACGCCGCCGCTGCCCAGTGGGATCCCAACGTACACGGTGAATGTGCAGaatctttgcccgttgaaagacGGGTGTGCCATGGGCCAAATCCACCTAAGCTGCGGCAAGTTTAGCAGCGCTCGCCAAATCAACCCCAGCATCTTCCGCCGCCTCAGCATCAACGACTGCCTCCTCAACGACGGCCGCCCCCTCCGCCCGGGCGAAACCATCTCTTTCCAGTACGCCAACTCCTTCTCTTACCCCATGGCTGTTTCCAGCGCCACCTGCGTCCCCTCAGCCTAA